A genomic stretch from Bosea sp. F3-2 includes:
- a CDS encoding DksA/TraR family C4-type zinc finger protein, translating to MASGWAPDGAVQDQIDDSINDAVRLARSRLPSGPGEIHCQECGEEIPEARRRAMPGARLCVQCQSGHDRSAASSAYNRRGSKDSQLR from the coding sequence ATGGCCAGCGGTTGGGCTCCCGATGGAGCCGTTCAGGACCAGATCGACGATTCCATCAATGACGCGGTCCGGCTGGCGCGATCACGGCTGCCCTCCGGCCCGGGCGAGATCCATTGCCAGGAATGCGGCGAGGAAATCCCCGAGGCGCGCCGCCGCGCCATGCCGGGCGCTCGTCTTTGCGTGCAGTGCCAATCGGGCCATGACCGGTCGGCGGCGTCCTCCGCCTATAACCGGCGTGGCAGCAAGGACAGCCAGTTGAGGTAG
- a CDS encoding ANTAR domain-containing protein translates to MVPNLRILIVDANQVRAAIIEEGLREAGYRQLIRVSATTGLIAAIEAHDPDVVVIDLEDPSRDALADMFLVSRHIRRPITMFVDQSDSASIEAAVEAGVSAYIVDGLKKERMQPILQTCISRFNAFRKLREELDEARSQLEDRKTIDRAKRIVMRLKGLSEDEAYALMRRTAMNEKRKLVDIARSLITAAEMLK, encoded by the coding sequence ATGGTGCCAAATCTGCGGATCCTCATCGTCGACGCGAACCAGGTCAGGGCCGCGATCATCGAGGAAGGCCTGCGGGAAGCAGGTTACCGGCAGCTGATCCGCGTGTCCGCGACGACCGGGCTGATTGCTGCCATCGAGGCGCATGATCCCGATGTCGTGGTGATCGATCTCGAGGATCCCAGCCGCGACGCGCTCGCCGACATGTTCCTCGTCAGCCGGCATATCCGCCGCCCGATCACCATGTTCGTCGACCAGTCGGACTCCGCCTCGATCGAGGCGGCGGTCGAGGCCGGCGTCTCCGCCTATATCGTCGACGGGCTGAAGAAGGAACGGATGCAGCCGATCCTGCAAACCTGCATCAGCCGCTTCAACGCCTTCCGGAAGCTCCGCGAGGAGCTCGACGAGGCCCGCTCGCAGCTCGAGGATCGCAAGACGATCGACCGCGCCAAGCGCATCGTCATGCGGTTGAAGGGCCTCTCCGAAGACGAGGCCTACGCGCTGATGCGCCGCACCGCGATGAACGAGAAACGCAAGCTCGTCGACATCGCCCGCTCCCTCATCACCGCCGCGGAGATGCTCAAATGA
- a CDS encoding nitrate reductase, which translates to MRHDAPLAPTVVRTTCPYCGVGCGVLATPDGLGGAAIAGDADHPANRGRLCSKGSALGETLGLGSRVLHPLKRNAAGSYDRVGWDEALDAVAAGLKAIAAEHGPEAIAFYLSGQLLTEDYYVANKLAKGFIGSPHVDTNSRLCMSSTVAAQRRVFGSDTVPGAYKDLDSADLIVLVGSNTAWCHPILFRRMQDNRRERGARLVVLDPRVTATAEDADMVLTLKPGSDAALFAGLLVHLADRGLVDRTYVTRHVTGFDEALANAREIAPDIEAVSTATGLPAERIAAFYELWASTPHVVTAWSQGVNQSAQGTDKVAAILNCHLATGRIGRPGCGPFSLTGQPNAMGGREVGGLANMLAAHMGYGAEEMDRVRRFWQAPNMARREGLKAVQMLEAAAEGRLRAMWVMATNPAVSLPDADRARAALAGLDLFVVSENVLSNDTLAAKPHYILPAAAWGEKDGTVTNSERRISRQRAFLPLPGDVKPDWWIICEVAKRLGFGATFAYAGPHAIYAEHAALSAFENDGTRDFDIGAHAGLDKVAYDGLRPVQWPVPAYRPQGTARLFGDGNFFGPERRAQMRPLAAPKLATATSEAFPLLLNTGRVRDHWHTMTRTGLSPRLSAHIAEPPVYVHPADILRFGLAEGGFARLASAHGTAVLRIVADQGVAEGALFAPIHWSEETASNARIGALTQPICDPFSGQPEMKATPVSIAPIAYRFEGFVLSREPFALPAGSWWARLAVQGGEGRLFATDAPVDAMAALMRERFGADELTELIDCDGGSYRCAVLQEGRLVAALFLAPAGRAPLWDMVKAVFADPAATVESRLALLSGRNPGGADPGPTVCACFGVGLNAIRAAFEAGAATAEEIGVQLKAGTNCGSCLPEIRRIGAQARASEAA; encoded by the coding sequence ATGCGCCACGACGCCCCCCTCGCTCCAACCGTGGTGCGCACGACCTGCCCCTATTGCGGCGTCGGTTGCGGCGTGCTGGCAACGCCGGACGGGCTGGGAGGCGCCGCCATCGCCGGAGATGCGGACCACCCAGCCAATCGCGGACGCCTCTGCTCCAAGGGTTCCGCCCTCGGCGAGACGCTGGGGCTCGGCAGCCGGGTGCTGCACCCGCTGAAGCGCAACGCTGCCGGCAGCTACGACAGGGTCGGCTGGGACGAGGCGCTCGATGCCGTCGCCGCCGGGCTGAAGGCCATTGCCGCCGAACACGGCCCCGAGGCGATCGCCTTCTACCTCTCCGGCCAGCTTCTGACCGAGGACTACTACGTCGCCAACAAGCTGGCGAAGGGCTTCATCGGCTCGCCCCATGTCGACACCAACTCACGCCTGTGCATGTCCTCGACGGTCGCTGCACAGCGCCGGGTCTTCGGCTCGGACACGGTGCCCGGCGCCTATAAGGATCTCGACAGCGCCGACCTGATCGTCCTCGTCGGCTCGAACACGGCCTGGTGCCATCCGATCCTGTTCCGGCGAATGCAGGACAACCGGCGGGAGCGTGGGGCGCGCCTCGTCGTCCTCGACCCGCGCGTCACCGCGACGGCGGAAGACGCCGATATGGTGCTGACGCTGAAGCCCGGCTCCGACGCCGCGCTCTTCGCCGGGCTGCTCGTCCATCTCGCCGACCGCGGCCTTGTCGACCGCACCTATGTCACACGCCATGTCACGGGCTTCGACGAGGCGCTCGCCAATGCACGCGAGATTGCGCCCGACATCGAGGCCGTTTCCACCGCCACCGGCCTGCCGGCTGAACGGATCGCGGCCTTCTACGAGCTCTGGGCGAGCACGCCGCATGTCGTCACGGCCTGGAGCCAGGGCGTCAACCAGTCGGCGCAGGGCACCGACAAGGTCGCCGCCATCCTGAACTGCCATCTCGCCACAGGCCGGATCGGGCGGCCCGGCTGCGGCCCCTTCTCCCTCACGGGCCAGCCCAATGCGATGGGCGGGCGCGAGGTCGGCGGTCTCGCCAACATGCTCGCCGCCCATATGGGTTACGGTGCGGAAGAGATGGATCGCGTCCGCCGCTTCTGGCAGGCGCCGAACATGGCCCGCCGCGAAGGCCTGAAGGCCGTCCAGATGCTCGAGGCCGCCGCTGAAGGCCGCCTCCGCGCGATGTGGGTAATGGCGACGAACCCCGCCGTGTCCCTTCCCGATGCGGACAGGGCCCGCGCCGCGCTCGCCGGCCTCGACCTGTTCGTCGTCTCCGAGAACGTGCTCTCGAACGACACGCTCGCAGCCAAGCCCCACTACATCCTGCCGGCCGCCGCCTGGGGCGAGAAGGATGGCACCGTCACCAATTCCGAGCGCCGCATCTCGCGCCAGCGCGCCTTCCTGCCGCTGCCCGGCGATGTGAAGCCGGACTGGTGGATCATCTGCGAGGTCGCCAAGCGCCTCGGCTTCGGCGCGACCTTCGCCTATGCCGGCCCGCACGCGATCTATGCCGAGCATGCGGCGCTCTCCGCCTTCGAGAATGACGGCACGCGCGATTTCGACATCGGCGCCCATGCCGGGCTCGACAAGGTCGCCTATGACGGGCTCAGGCCGGTGCAATGGCCCGTGCCCGCATACCGGCCGCAGGGCACCGCACGGCTCTTCGGCGATGGCAACTTCTTCGGCCCCGAGCGCCGCGCGCAGATGCGCCCGCTCGCCGCGCCGAAGCTGGCCACGGCAACGAGCGAAGCCTTTCCGCTGCTGCTCAACACCGGCCGCGTCCGCGACCACTGGCACACCATGACTCGCACCGGCCTCAGCCCGCGGCTCAGCGCGCATATCGCCGAGCCTCCGGTTTATGTGCATCCAGCCGATATCTTGCGCTTCGGGCTGGCCGAGGGCGGCTTCGCGCGTCTCGCCAGTGCCCACGGCACGGCCGTCCTCAGGATCGTCGCCGATCAGGGCGTCGCCGAGGGAGCACTTTTTGCGCCGATTCACTGGTCGGAAGAGACAGCCTCCAACGCGCGCATCGGCGCCCTGACGCAGCCAATCTGCGACCCCTTCTCCGGCCAGCCCGAGATGAAGGCGACGCCGGTCTCCATCGCGCCGATCGCCTATCGTTTCGAAGGCTTCGTCCTGTCGCGCGAGCCGTTTGCCCTGCCGGCGGGGAGCTGGTGGGCGCGGCTTGCCGTACAGGGCGGCGAGGGCCGGCTTTTCGCCACCGACGCTCCCGTCGATGCCATGGCGGCCCTGATGCGTGAGCGTTTCGGCGCGGACGAACTGACCGAACTGATCGACTGCGACGGCGGCAGCTATCGTTGTGCCGTGCTCCAGGAAGGCCGGCTCGTGGCCGCCCTCTTCCTCGCGCCTGCGGGCCGCGCGCCGCTCTGGGACATGGTCAAGGCCGTATTCGCCGATCCGGCGGCAACCGTGGAGAGCCGGCTTGCCCTGCTCTCGGGACGGAACCCCGGCGGCGCCGACCCCGGCCCGACCGTCTGCGCCTGCTTCGGCGTGGGCTTGAACGCGATCCGCGCTGCCTTCGAAGCCGGAGCCGCGACGGCCGAGGAGATCGGCGTTCAACTCAAGGCGGGAACCAATTGCGGCTCCTGCCTTCCCGAAATCCGCCGTATCGGCGCGCAGGCACGCGCGAGCGAGGCGGCATGA
- a CDS encoding FAD-dependent oxidoreductase: MAEPLIIVGNGMAATRLADELSQRALGRYSVAVIGDEPRLAYNRVLLSPLLAGEIGEGEIELKTAAWWRGRGISTFYGRSVESIDRAARTVTLSGGLALPYGKLVLATGSTPLRPPFPGSDLAGVATFRDTADVGTMRAYARRGARIVVIGGGLLGLEAAYGLSRAGAEVTLLHLVDRLMERQLDHEGAGLLAAAMAARGIDVRLCAETKGFRGKDHVEAVELTDGTEIPADLVVIAIGVRPNVGLARAAGLGVGRGILVDDGLATDDPAIFAIGECAEHRGLAYGLVEPAYEQARVLAARLAGREGAYRGSLLSTNLKVSGVGVFSAGEFEAGDGAETVVLRDPAAGIYRKFVLREGRLAGCVLVGDTQGALFYLGLIRSGQDISAIRADLPFGESYCIGEAA; this comes from the coding sequence ATGGCCGAGCCCCTGATCATCGTCGGCAATGGCATGGCCGCGACGCGGCTGGCCGACGAACTCAGCCAGCGCGCGCTCGGGCGCTATTCCGTCGCGGTGATCGGGGACGAGCCGCGGCTGGCCTATAATCGTGTTCTGCTCTCGCCGCTGCTGGCGGGCGAGATCGGCGAAGGGGAGATCGAGCTCAAGACGGCCGCCTGGTGGCGCGGGCGCGGCATCTCCACCTTCTACGGCCGCTCCGTCGAGAGCATCGACCGCGCGGCGCGGACGGTGACGCTCAGCGGGGGCCTGGCCCTGCCCTATGGCAAGCTCGTGCTCGCGACCGGCTCGACGCCGCTGCGCCCACCCTTCCCGGGTAGCGATCTCGCCGGCGTCGCGACTTTCCGCGATACCGCCGATGTCGGCACGATGCGGGCCTATGCCCGGCGCGGCGCCCGCATCGTCGTCATCGGCGGCGGGCTTCTCGGGCTTGAGGCCGCCTACGGCCTCAGCCGAGCCGGCGCCGAAGTGACGCTGCTCCACCTCGTCGACCGCCTGATGGAACGTCAGCTCGACCATGAGGGCGCAGGCCTGCTCGCCGCGGCGATGGCTGCGCGCGGTATCGACGTGCGCCTCTGCGCCGAAACGAAAGGCTTCCGCGGCAAGGACCATGTCGAGGCGGTCGAACTGACGGACGGCACCGAAATTCCCGCGGACCTGGTGGTCATCGCCATCGGCGTGCGCCCGAATGTCGGACTCGCACGGGCAGCTGGCCTCGGTGTGGGCCGCGGCATCCTGGTCGATGATGGCCTCGCCACCGACGATCCCGCGATCTTCGCCATCGGCGAATGCGCCGAGCATCGGGGCCTGGCCTATGGGCTGGTCGAGCCCGCTTATGAGCAGGCTCGCGTGCTGGCCGCGAGGCTAGCCGGGCGTGAGGGCGCCTATCGGGGCTCGCTGCTCTCGACCAATCTCAAGGTCTCCGGCGTCGGCGTCTTCTCGGCGGGCGAATTCGAGGCCGGCGACGGCGCCGAGACCGTCGTGCTGCGCGATCCCGCCGCGGGCATCTACCGCAAGTTCGTGCTGCGCGAGGGGCGGCTCGCCGGCTGCGTGCTCGTCGGCGATACGCAGGGCGCGCTGTTCTATCTCGGGCTGATCCGCTCGGGCCAGGACATCAGCGCAATCCGCGCCGACCTGCCCTTCGGCGAAAGCTATTGCATCGGGGAGGCCGCCTGA
- the ntrB gene encoding nitrate ABC transporter permease — MGQPVLKGATAGATVVTLSGKPSEVVPLPAGPAKPFAAKLVPWGKSALVNLLPPLITVALILLFWQIAASGPQSSLPPPTKIWEEAKDLIVEPFYWAGSQDIGLGWRILVSLQRVAIGFSLSAIVGVLLGALVGQSVWAMRGLDPVFQVLRTVPPLAWLPLSLAAFRDSQPSAIFVIFITAIWPVIINTAVGIRNIPQDYRNVAQVLRLNQIEFFYRIMVPSAAPYIFTGLRIGVGLSWLAIVAAEMLTGGVGIGFFIWDAWNSSRLSDIIVALVYIGVVGFLLDRLVALVGHVVTRGTATN, encoded by the coding sequence ATGGGTCAGCCTGTCTTGAAAGGCGCGACTGCGGGCGCGACGGTTGTCACGCTCTCGGGCAAGCCGTCCGAGGTCGTGCCGCTGCCGGCCGGGCCTGCGAAACCCTTCGCAGCGAAGCTCGTCCCCTGGGGGAAGAGCGCCCTCGTCAACCTCTTGCCGCCGCTGATCACGGTCGCGCTGATCCTGCTGTTCTGGCAGATCGCGGCTTCCGGACCGCAATCCTCGCTGCCGCCGCCCACCAAGATCTGGGAGGAGGCGAAGGATCTGATCGTCGAACCGTTCTACTGGGCGGGCTCGCAGGATATCGGCCTGGGCTGGCGCATCCTCGTCTCGCTGCAGCGCGTCGCGATCGGCTTCAGCCTGTCGGCGATCGTCGGCGTGCTGCTCGGCGCGCTGGTCGGCCAGTCGGTCTGGGCGATGCGCGGGCTCGATCCGGTCTTCCAGGTGCTCCGCACCGTGCCGCCGCTCGCCTGGCTGCCACTCTCGCTCGCCGCCTTCCGCGACAGCCAGCCCTCGGCTATCTTCGTGATCTTCATCACCGCGATCTGGCCGGTGATCATCAACACCGCCGTCGGCATCCGCAACATCCCGCAGGATTACCGCAATGTCGCGCAGGTGCTGCGGCTGAACCAGATCGAGTTCTTCTACAGGATCATGGTGCCCTCGGCCGCGCCCTACATCTTCACGGGCCTCAGGATCGGCGTCGGCCTGTCCTGGCTCGCCATCGTCGCGGCGGAGATGCTGACCGGTGGCGTCGGCATCGGCTTCTTCATCTGGGACGCGTGGAACTCCTCGCGCCTCTCCGACATCATCGTGGCGCTGGTCTATATCGGCGTGGTCGGCTTCCTGCTCGACCGCCTCGTCGCTCTCGTCGGCCATGTCGTCACCCGCGGCACCGCGACCAACTGA
- a CDS encoding globin family protein, producing the protein MTPEQVSEIRVSFSKVAPIAEQAAALFYGRLFEIAPEIQPLFKAADMKEQGRKLMGTLAVVVKGLDDLPALMPAVEALARKHVGYGVSAAHYAPVGAALLWTLEQGLGEGFTPTVKDAWTTAYGALSGAMIAAAEKPATA; encoded by the coding sequence ATGACACCCGAACAGGTCTCCGAGATTCGAGTGAGCTTCTCCAAGGTCGCGCCCATCGCCGAGCAGGCCGCCGCCCTGTTCTACGGCCGGCTGTTCGAGATCGCGCCGGAGATCCAGCCGCTCTTCAAGGCGGCCGACATGAAGGAGCAGGGGCGCAAGCTGATGGGCACGCTCGCGGTCGTGGTGAAGGGGCTCGACGATCTGCCGGCACTGATGCCGGCGGTCGAAGCGCTGGCCCGCAAGCATGTCGGCTACGGCGTCAGCGCCGCCCATTACGCGCCGGTCGGCGCTGCGCTGCTCTGGACGCTGGAGCAGGGCCTCGGCGAGGGCTTCACCCCGACCGTGAAGGACGCCTGGACGACGGCCTATGGCGCGCTCTCCGGCGCGATGATCGCGGCAGCCGAGAAACCGGCCACCGCCTGA
- a CDS encoding ABC transporter substrate-binding protein produces the protein MTTLHLRVGFMPLVDCALLVLAKDEGFAEAEGLHLELVREVSWSNLRDKLNVRLFDAAHMLGPAAIAATLGIGGVKAPMAAPLALNRDGAAITLSLRRFEELSRLDEGDLGDTAASARALAALVARRRAAGLPPLTFAAVFGFSTHIYLLCEWLEKGGLKLGEDVRFEVVPPPQTVEALASGRIDGFCAGAPWNSAAVAAGVGAMVHASVDLRRNCHDKVLAWRADDVQRRPAAVAKLGAAILKASAWACRPENFSRMAQHLSAPDRLALPTPLIERILHGELIQGADRPPRQIDHFIRFDREALRPDQDDADWVLAGMERAGQIVATPQIRDIARGVFLPAHFEGILSAHSILPKY, from the coding sequence ATGACGACGCTGCACCTGCGGGTCGGCTTCATGCCGCTGGTCGATTGCGCGCTGCTCGTACTGGCGAAAGACGAGGGTTTCGCCGAAGCCGAGGGGCTCCATCTCGAACTGGTTCGCGAGGTGTCCTGGTCGAACCTGCGCGACAAGCTGAATGTGCGCCTGTTCGACGCCGCCCATATGCTCGGCCCGGCCGCCATCGCCGCGACGCTGGGCATCGGCGGCGTGAAGGCCCCGATGGCGGCGCCGCTGGCGCTCAATCGTGACGGTGCCGCCATCACCCTTTCGCTCCGGCGTTTCGAGGAGCTGTCGCGCCTGGACGAGGGCGACCTGGGCGACACCGCCGCCTCGGCCCGCGCGCTCGCCGCCCTGGTCGCGCGCCGCAGGGCCGCCGGCCTGCCGCCGCTGACCTTCGCCGCGGTCTTCGGCTTCTCGACGCATATCTACCTGCTCTGCGAATGGCTGGAGAAGGGCGGGCTCAAGCTCGGCGAGGACGTGCGCTTCGAGGTGGTCCCGCCACCCCAGACCGTCGAGGCGCTCGCCAGCGGGCGGATCGACGGCTTCTGCGCGGGCGCGCCCTGGAATTCGGCGGCCGTGGCGGCGGGTGTCGGCGCGATGGTGCATGCCAGTGTCGACCTGAGGCGCAACTGTCACGACAAGGTCCTGGCCTGGCGCGCCGACGACGTGCAGCGGCGCCCGGCCGCGGTCGCGAAACTCGGCGCCGCGATCCTCAAGGCCAGCGCCTGGGCCTGCCGCCCCGAGAATTTTTCGCGTATGGCGCAGCACCTTTCCGCGCCGGATCGGCTCGCTCTGCCCACCCCGCTCATCGAACGCATTCTGCACGGAGAGCTGATTCAGGGCGCCGACCGGCCACCTCGCCAGATCGATCATTTCATCCGCTTCGACCGGGAAGCTCTGCGCCCCGATCAGGACGATGCCGATTGGGTTCTGGCCGGGATGGAACGGGCTGGCCAGATCGTCGCAACCCCACAGATCCGCGATATTGCCCGAGGCGTTTTCCTTCCCGCCCATTTTGAAGGCATTTTGTCCGCCCATTCAATTTTGCCTAAATATTAG
- a CDS encoding CmpA/NrtA family ABC transporter substrate-binding protein: MTHSSKTLIRTAATQAGASRRHFLQLSGTAALLAAAKAALPSGAFAQSAGPEVKGTRLGYIALTDASPLIIAKEKGLFAKHGLPDMEIAKQASWGATRDNMALGFKANGIDGGHILRPKTHLYSTGKVMQNGQPLPMYTLLNLNEDGQAISVSNEYKDLAVQKDASPLKQAFERKKAAGKELTAAMTFPGGTHDLWIRYWLAAGGIDPDTEIKVIVVPPPQMVANMKVGTMDCFCVGEPWNEQLVNQNIGYTALTTGELWFRHPEKILGMRADFVDANPRATQAILMAVMEAQMWADKMENRQELAEIVGRRQWFNVPTGDINKRLLGDINYGNGREAKGTNLYMKFWGEGGSTSYPWKSLDTWFVTENIRWGKFEPTIDIKALVDKTNRADLWREAAKTLGVTGAPTADSRGVETFFDGVKFDPAAPMDYLKALKIKRVA, encoded by the coding sequence ATGACGCACAGCTCCAAGACCCTGATCAGGACGGCCGCCACGCAGGCCGGCGCAAGCCGCCGCCACTTCCTACAGCTGTCCGGCACAGCCGCGCTGCTCGCGGCGGCGAAGGCCGCCCTGCCCTCCGGCGCCTTCGCGCAAAGTGCCGGCCCCGAGGTCAAGGGCACGCGGCTCGGCTACATCGCTCTGACCGACGCCTCGCCGCTGATCATCGCCAAGGAAAAGGGCCTCTTCGCCAAGCACGGCCTGCCCGACATGGAGATCGCCAAGCAGGCCTCCTGGGGCGCGACGCGCGACAACATGGCGCTCGGCTTCAAGGCCAACGGCATCGATGGCGGCCACATCCTGCGGCCGAAGACGCATCTCTACTCAACCGGCAAGGTGATGCAGAACGGCCAGCCGCTGCCGATGTACACGCTGCTCAACCTCAACGAGGACGGGCAGGCGATCTCGGTCTCGAACGAATACAAGGACCTCGCCGTCCAGAAGGACGCCTCGCCGCTGAAGCAGGCTTTCGAGCGCAAGAAGGCCGCGGGCAAGGAACTGACCGCCGCCATGACCTTCCCGGGCGGCACCCACGACCTCTGGATCCGTTACTGGCTCGCCGCCGGCGGCATCGACCCCGACACCGAGATCAAGGTCATCGTCGTGCCGCCGCCCCAGATGGTGGCGAACATGAAGGTCGGCACCATGGATTGCTTCTGCGTCGGCGAGCCCTGGAACGAGCAGCTCGTCAACCAGAACATTGGCTACACCGCGCTGACCACAGGCGAGCTCTGGTTCCGCCATCCCGAGAAGATCCTCGGCATGCGCGCCGATTTCGTCGACGCCAATCCCAGGGCGACGCAGGCCATCCTGATGGCCGTGATGGAAGCCCAGATGTGGGCCGACAAGATGGAGAACCGCCAGGAGCTCGCCGAGATCGTCGGCCGGCGCCAATGGTTCAACGTTCCCACCGGCGACATCAACAAGCGCCTGCTCGGCGACATCAACTACGGCAATGGCCGCGAGGCGAAGGGCACCAATCTCTACATGAAGTTCTGGGGCGAAGGCGGCTCGACCTCCTATCCCTGGAAGAGCCTCGACACCTGGTTCGTCACCGAGAACATCCGCTGGGGCAAGTTCGAGCCGACGATCGACATCAAGGCGCTGGTCGACAAGACCAACCGCGCCGATCTCTGGCGCGAGGCGGCGAAGACGCTCGGCGTCACCGGCGCGCCGACCGCCGATTCCCGCGGCGTCGAGACATTCTTCGACGGCGTGAAGTTCGATCCTGCCGCGCCGATGGACTACCTCAAGGCGCTGAAGATCAAGCGGGTGGCCTGA
- a CDS encoding sigma-54 dependent transcriptional regulator translates to MSDSGASIAAIEVAFVDDDPDLRDANVQALRLAGFPAVALPSGQAALQRIGPDYAGIVVTDIRMPGMDGIELFRRLRALDPDIPVIMISGHADIETAVGAMSEGAYDFIAKPYSGERLVETLHRAAEKRALVLENRRLRALAAQGEEETTLIGETPAIMRLRQTIRELADVDVDVLVQGETGTGKEVVANLLHRLGRRRDKPFVALNCGALPDSVIESELFGYEPGAFTGAQKRRIGRIEHSSGGTLFLDELESMPLAAQVKLLRVLEMREIAPLGSNDLRRVDLRVVAATKADLGDRVQRRDFREDLYYRLNVVTLRIPPLRERRRDIPLLFSRFLARAAEKYRREAPALDRAVERHLVESDWPGNVRELVHFAERVALGLPENLLPVRKAEDAELLSLPERLNAVEAALIRETLEETRGDVRAALEKLRIPRKTFYDKLARHGIDRAAYEPGAERETKTPTR, encoded by the coding sequence ATGAGCGATTCCGGCGCTTCCATCGCTGCGATCGAGGTCGCCTTCGTCGACGACGACCCCGATCTGCGCGACGCCAATGTGCAGGCGCTGCGCCTCGCCGGCTTCCCGGCGGTGGCATTGCCCTCCGGTCAGGCGGCGCTGCAGAGGATCGGACCGGACTATGCCGGCATCGTCGTCACCGACATCCGCATGCCTGGCATGGACGGCATCGAATTGTTCCGGCGGCTGCGGGCGCTCGATCCCGACATTCCGGTGATCATGATCTCGGGCCATGCCGATATCGAGACCGCGGTCGGGGCGATGAGCGAGGGTGCCTACGACTTCATCGCCAAGCCCTATTCTGGTGAACGCCTCGTCGAGACTTTGCATCGCGCCGCCGAGAAGCGGGCGCTCGTCCTCGAGAACCGCCGCCTGCGAGCACTGGCAGCACAGGGCGAGGAGGAAACCACCCTCATCGGCGAGACGCCCGCTATCATGCGGCTGCGCCAGACCATCCGCGAACTCGCCGATGTCGATGTCGACGTGCTGGTTCAGGGTGAGACGGGAACCGGCAAGGAGGTCGTCGCCAACTTGCTGCATCGCCTCGGGCGGCGACGCGACAAGCCCTTCGTCGCGCTGAATTGCGGCGCCCTGCCCGACAGCGTTATCGAGAGCGAGCTCTTCGGTTATGAGCCCGGCGCCTTCACCGGTGCGCAGAAGCGCCGGATCGGGCGCATCGAGCATTCGAGCGGCGGCACCCTCTTCCTCGACGAGCTGGAGAGCATGCCGCTCGCCGCACAGGTCAAGCTGCTGCGCGTACTGGAAATGCGCGAGATCGCACCGCTCGGTTCGAACGACCTGCGGCGCGTCGATCTCAGGGTCGTGGCCGCGACCAAGGCCGACCTGGGCGACCGGGTGCAGCGGCGCGATTTTCGTGAGGACCTCTATTACCGCCTCAATGTGGTGACGCTGCGCATTCCGCCGCTGCGCGAGCGCCGCCGCGACATCCCGCTGCTGTTTTCGCGTTTCCTGGCGCGGGCTGCGGAAAAGTACCGCCGGGAAGCGCCTGCCCTGGATCGTGCAGTCGAACGGCACCTCGTCGAGAGCGACTGGCCGGGCAATGTACGGGAGCTCGTCCATTTCGCCGAGCGTGTCGCACTCGGACTGCCGGAAAACCTGCTGCCGGTTCGAAAGGCGGAGGACGCCGAGCTCCTGAGCCTGCCCGAACGGCTCAACGCCGTCGAAGCGGCGCTGATCCGGGAGACGCTGGAAGAAACGCGGGGCGACGTCCGCGCCGCGCTGGAAAAACTGCGCATCCCGCGCAAAACCTTCTACGACAAGCTCGCAAGGCACGGCATCGATCGCGCGGCCTATGAGCCTGGAGCGGAACGAGAAACAAAAACTCCGACGCGCTGA